In Gammaproteobacteria bacterium, the following are encoded in one genomic region:
- a CDS encoding type II toxin-antitoxin system RelE/ParE family toxin yields the protein MSTVQYSRKAIKGLRKLPANLVDQFRTAFQEIADNRGQWDVKKLAGREGYRLRIGGYRGVYKFEGEQVTVIVLDVGPRGGIYK from the coding sequence ATGAGCACAGTGCAGTACAGCAGGAAAGCGATTAAGGGGCTTCGGAAACTGCCCGCGAACTTAGTTGACCAGTTCCGTACTGCATTTCAAGAAATCGCTGATAACCGTGGCCAATGGGATGTCAAAAAACTGGCTGGTCGCGAAGGTTACCGGCTGCGGATTGGCGGGTATCGTGGCGTTTACAAGTTTGAAGGCGAGCAGGTAACAGTTATTGTGTTGGATGTTGGCCCTCGTGGAGGTATCTACAAATGA